A stretch of the Streptomyces ortus genome encodes the following:
- a CDS encoding winged helix-turn-helix transcriptional regulator yields the protein MPTPAHHVDPFAADPEFVFAPDCPSRPVLDQIADKWSMMAMAVLVRPTRFNEIKRRLDGVTQRVLTQTLRRLERNGMVRRTVLPTSPVGVEYSLTPLGESLREPFLHLYAWTVEHSAQVRTSQAEFDARR from the coding sequence ATGCCGACCCCCGCGCACCACGTCGACCCCTTCGCCGCCGACCCCGAGTTCGTCTTCGCGCCCGACTGCCCCAGCCGTCCCGTCCTCGATCAGATCGCCGACAAGTGGTCGATGATGGCGATGGCCGTGCTGGTGCGTCCGACCCGGTTCAACGAGATCAAACGGCGGCTCGACGGAGTGACGCAGCGCGTGCTGACCCAGACGTTGCGCCGACTCGAACGCAACGGGATGGTTCGGCGGACGGTCCTTCCGACGTCACCGGTGGGCGTGGAGTACTCACTGACCCCGCTCGGCGAGTCGCTGCGCGAACCATTCCTGCACCTCTACGCCTGGACCGTCGAGCACAGTGCCCAAGTCCGCACCAGCCAGGCCGAGTTCGACGCGCGCCGGTGA
- a CDS encoding AAA family ATPase has translation MIIERAYAHLSSYDEKAWPWSVPCVRQLLDEGLRFTAPVTFLVGENGSGKSTLVEALAEGFGLDPYGGSHDWRYASPRERSVLGEHMKFDAAAGRGRRMATSWSARKGFFLRAETALDALDREGFSPDRVSHGEGFLAAFRGKFLHAGLYVLDEPEAALSFTSCLELIGHLDRLAKEGGQVVCATHSPLLTALPGADIVEVGEEGMRRVAWGELGIVDHWRRYLADPHAYLRHVVDP, from the coding sequence GTGATTATCGAACGCGCCTATGCCCACCTCTCCTCGTACGACGAGAAAGCCTGGCCGTGGTCGGTGCCGTGCGTCCGGCAACTGCTCGACGAGGGGCTGCGGTTCACCGCGCCGGTGACCTTTCTGGTCGGTGAGAACGGCTCGGGGAAGTCCACCCTGGTGGAGGCGCTGGCGGAAGGGTTCGGCCTGGACCCTTACGGCGGCTCCCACGACTGGCGCTACGCCTCCCCGCGTGAGAGGTCGGTCCTCGGTGAGCACATGAAGTTCGACGCCGCCGCCGGACGCGGGCGCCGTATGGCCACCAGTTGGTCGGCCCGCAAGGGCTTCTTCCTGCGGGCCGAGACCGCCCTGGACGCTCTCGACAGGGAGGGGTTCTCGCCGGACCGGGTCAGCCACGGGGAGGGCTTCCTCGCGGCGTTCCGCGGCAAGTTCCTGCACGCGGGGCTCTATGTCCTCGACGAGCCGGAGGCGGCGCTCTCCTTCACCTCCTGCCTCGAACTGATCGGACACCTCGACCGGTTGGCCAAGGAGGGCGGCCAGGTCGTCTGTGCCACCCACTCCCCGCTGCTGACCGCGCTGCCCGGCGCGGACATCGTCGAGGTCGGCGAGGAGGGTATGCGGAGGGTCGCCTGGGGCGAACTCGGCATCGTGGATCACTGGCGCCGCTATCTCGCCGACCCGCACGCCTATCTGCGGCACGTCGTCGACCCGTAG
- a CDS encoding phosphoketolase family protein translates to MRDAPQQAPTPITDDELRVLDAHWRAANYLAVGQIYLMSNPLLSEPLRPEHVKPRLLGHWGTSPGLNLVHTHLNRVVKARGQDALCIWGPGHGGPAVLANSWLEGSYSETYPDVSRDAEGMARLLRQFSFPGGVPSHVAPETPGSIHEGGELGYSLSHAYGAALDNPDLLVACVIGDGEAETGPLAASWHSNKFLDPVHDGAVLPILHLNGYKIANPTVLARLAESELDSLLRGYGHIPIHVTGDDPMTVHRDMAVAMDHALERIDLIQRTAREDGVTQRAHWPVIVLRTPKGWTGPAEVDGLQVEGTWRAHQVPLSAVRDNPEHLRQLEAWLRSYRPEELFDAHGRPREQVLACVPEGALRLGATAHANGGLLLRELPLPELDRFAVAVDKPGVTLHEPTRVLGDLLEHVMHHTAGRRDFRLVGPDETASNRLQAVFHASGKAWQADTLPVDEHLDRHGRVMEILSEHTCQGWLEGYLLTGRHGLFSCYEAFVHIVDSMVNQHIKWLRVTRRLPWRAPIASLNYLLTSHVWRQDHNGFSHQDPGFVDHVLNKSPEVVRVYLPPDANTLLSVADHVLRSRDYVNVVVAGKQPCFDWLSMDQARVHCARGAGIWEWAGTEDGAREPDVVLAAAGDVPTQEVLAAAQLLRRHLPDLTVRVVNVVDLARLLPQEEHPHGMPASQYDALFTRDKPVIFAYHGYPWLIHRLAYRRTGHANLHVRGYKEIGTTTTPFDMLVTNDLDRYRLVMDVIDRVPGLAVKAAPVRQLMEDTRLRHHDWIREHGTDLPEVADWTWDG, encoded by the coding sequence ATGCGCGACGCCCCCCAGCAGGCGCCCACCCCCATCACGGATGACGAACTGCGCGTCCTGGACGCCCACTGGCGCGCCGCGAACTACCTGGCCGTCGGGCAGATCTACCTCATGTCCAACCCCCTGCTGAGCGAACCCCTGCGTCCCGAGCACGTGAAGCCGCGACTGCTCGGGCACTGGGGTACGTCCCCGGGCCTGAACCTGGTCCACACCCACCTCAACCGCGTCGTCAAGGCCCGGGGCCAGGACGCGCTGTGCATCTGGGGGCCCGGACACGGCGGCCCCGCCGTGCTGGCCAACTCCTGGCTGGAGGGCAGCTACTCGGAGACCTACCCGGACGTGAGCCGCGACGCCGAGGGCATGGCCCGACTCTTGAGGCAGTTCTCCTTCCCCGGCGGCGTGCCCAGTCACGTCGCGCCCGAGACCCCCGGATCGATCCACGAGGGCGGCGAACTCGGTTACTCCCTCTCGCACGCCTATGGAGCGGCCCTGGACAACCCGGATCTGCTGGTCGCCTGCGTGATCGGCGACGGCGAGGCCGAGACCGGCCCGCTGGCCGCCTCGTGGCACTCCAACAAGTTCCTCGATCCGGTGCACGACGGGGCGGTGCTGCCCATCCTGCACCTCAACGGCTACAAGATCGCCAACCCGACGGTGCTGGCCCGGCTCGCCGAGTCCGAACTCGACTCGCTGCTGCGGGGCTACGGGCACATACCCATCCACGTCACCGGGGACGACCCCATGACCGTCCACCGGGACATGGCCGTCGCCATGGACCACGCCCTGGAGCGGATCGACCTCATCCAGCGCACGGCACGCGAGGACGGTGTCACACAGCGGGCCCACTGGCCGGTGATCGTACTGCGCACCCCCAAGGGCTGGACCGGCCCCGCCGAGGTCGACGGTCTGCAGGTCGAGGGCACCTGGCGGGCCCACCAGGTCCCGCTGTCCGCCGTCCGCGACAACCCCGAGCACCTGCGGCAACTGGAGGCGTGGCTGCGCTCGTACCGCCCCGAGGAACTCTTCGACGCGCACGGCCGCCCGCGTGAGCAGGTGCTGGCCTGCGTTCCCGAAGGCGCCCTGCGCCTGGGCGCCACCGCGCACGCCAACGGCGGTCTGCTGCTGCGCGAACTGCCGCTGCCCGAACTGGACCGGTTCGCCGTCGCCGTCGACAAACCCGGTGTGACCCTGCACGAACCCACCCGGGTGCTCGGGGACCTGCTGGAGCACGTCATGCACCACACCGCGGGACGCCGTGACTTCCGGCTCGTCGGCCCGGACGAGACGGCCTCCAACCGGCTCCAGGCCGTCTTCCACGCCAGCGGCAAGGCCTGGCAGGCCGACACCCTCCCCGTGGACGAACACCTGGACCGGCACGGCCGGGTCATGGAGATCCTCTCCGAACACACCTGCCAGGGCTGGCTGGAAGGCTATCTGCTGACCGGCCGGCACGGTCTGTTCTCCTGCTACGAGGCGTTCGTCCACATCGTCGACTCCATGGTCAACCAGCACATCAAATGGCTGCGCGTCACCCGCCGCCTGCCCTGGCGCGCCCCCATCGCCTCCCTCAACTACCTGCTGACCTCGCACGTGTGGCGTCAGGACCACAACGGCTTCTCCCACCAGGACCCGGGCTTCGTCGACCACGTCCTCAACAAGAGCCCTGAGGTCGTCCGGGTCTATCTGCCCCCGGACGCCAACACTTTGCTGTCCGTCGCCGACCACGTGCTGCGCAGCCGCGACTACGTCAACGTCGTCGTGGCGGGCAAACAGCCGTGCTTCGACTGGCTCAGCATGGACCAGGCGCGGGTGCACTGCGCCCGGGGCGCGGGGATCTGGGAATGGGCCGGCACGGAGGACGGCGCCCGCGAACCCGACGTCGTGCTCGCCGCGGCCGGCGACGTGCCCACCCAGGAGGTGCTGGCCGCCGCGCAGTTGCTGCGCCGGCATCTGCCCGACCTGACCGTCCGCGTGGTCAACGTCGTCGACCTGGCACGGCTGCTTCCCCAGGAGGAGCACCCGCACGGCATGCCCGCCTCGCAGTACGACGCGCTGTTCACCCGCGACAAGCCGGTCATCTTCGCCTACCACGGCTACCCGTGGCTGATCCACCGCCTCGCCTACCGCCGTACCGGCCACGCCAACCTGCACGTACGCGGCTACAAGGAGATCGGCACCACCACGACCCCGTTCGACATGCTGGTGACCAACGACCTCGACCGCTACCGCCTGGTCATGGACGTCATCGACCGCGTGCCCGGCCTCGCCGTGAAGGCCGCCCCCGTACGGCAGCTGATGGAGGACACCCGGCTGCGCCACCACGACTGGATCCGCGAACACGGCACCGACCTGCCGGAGGTCGCGGACTGGACCTGGGACGGCTGA
- a CDS encoding universal stress protein gives MTTPYVTVGVNGSIIAVRALDRAAREAELRGAALDIVYAVPDTDEAGPILASAVTRTRERHPRLPVTASAAEGGAVQALLRHGRDAALTVVGARGLGTLAGLVLGSVSLRMAAYSHGPLLVVGGDHRPHGGDVLLGLESDADADVAAFAFEEAVRRGAGLRILHAWGYPHLLPEQAPPIPTRRVADELARHARTEQAVPRFAVAALREKYADVEVQTRTVRSGPVHALLEATREAAVVVVGGRRRPGLAGPPRGPVTHALLHRSHCPVLFVPTGHAGDAGHAGTGLG, from the coding sequence ATGACCACCCCGTACGTGACCGTCGGTGTGAACGGCTCGATCATCGCCGTACGGGCCCTGGACCGAGCGGCACGCGAGGCCGAACTGCGCGGAGCGGCCCTGGACATCGTGTACGCCGTGCCGGACACCGACGAGGCGGGACCGATCCTGGCGTCCGCCGTGACCCGGACGCGGGAGCGTCACCCCCGCCTGCCGGTCACGGCGTCGGCGGCCGAGGGCGGCGCCGTACAGGCACTGCTGCGCCACGGCCGCGACGCGGCGCTCACCGTGGTCGGCGCCCGCGGCCTCGGTACCCTCGCCGGTCTCGTCCTCGGCTCGGTGAGCCTGCGCATGGCGGCGTACTCGCACGGTCCGCTGCTCGTCGTGGGCGGCGACCACCGGCCGCACGGCGGTGACGTACTGCTCGGACTGGAGAGCGACGCCGACGCCGACGTGGCCGCGTTCGCGTTCGAGGAGGCCGTACGCCGCGGCGCGGGGCTGCGCATCCTGCACGCCTGGGGCTACCCGCACCTGCTGCCCGAGCAGGCGCCGCCGATACCGACGCGCCGGGTGGCGGACGAACTCGCCCGGCACGCCCGGACGGAGCAGGCGGTGCCGCGCTTCGCCGTGGCCGCCCTGCGGGAGAAGTACGCCGACGTCGAGGTGCAGACCCGCACCGTGCGCTCGGGGCCGGTGCACGCGCTGCTGGAGGCGACCCGCGAGGCCGCCGTCGTGGTCGTCGGCGGCCGTCGGCGTCCTGGCCTTGCCGGTCCGCCCCGGGGCCCGGTCACCCACGCGCTGCTGCACCGGTCCCACTGCCCGGTGCTGTTCGTTCCCACAGGGCACGCAGGAGACGCAGGGCACGCCGGTACGGGCCTCGGCTGA
- a CDS encoding helix-turn-helix transcriptional regulator, translating to MSSPMVRRETVRDVEALCRLDLDSRELRRRIVDRLARLIAADSYCFSTIDPMTLLTADQVSAGLVPEAAPAAAHNEYLVDDVLKFAALARGEVSAGTLGAATGGDPESSHRYRTVLPMIDAQHELRAGFVVDGRCWGVIALFRGGERMDFTPVDVGVLRRLSAPVGAALRRAAHRIPDDDAAGPSEAGVLLLDQDLRLFSQNEAAQLWQDELDPSEAELPSAVLEVAARVRGAELPAYGRVRGRSGRWLSVQASPLSGGPHPAAVAVTVHPAPAADVAEILLLAYGLTPRERDVLARVVAGLPSRTIAVELHITAATVQDHLKNIFAKTGVRSRSELVATILGL from the coding sequence GTGAGTTCCCCGATGGTCCGGCGCGAGACCGTGCGCGACGTCGAGGCGCTCTGCCGTCTCGACCTCGACTCCCGGGAATTGCGCCGCCGGATCGTCGACCGGCTGGCGCGCCTGATCGCGGCCGACTCCTACTGCTTCAGCACGATCGACCCGATGACGCTGCTGACCGCCGACCAGGTCAGCGCCGGACTCGTGCCGGAGGCGGCCCCGGCCGCCGCGCACAACGAGTACCTGGTGGACGACGTCCTGAAGTTCGCGGCACTGGCCCGCGGCGAGGTGTCCGCGGGCACGCTCGGTGCGGCCACCGGCGGTGATCCGGAGTCCAGCCACCGCTACCGGACCGTGCTGCCGATGATCGACGCACAGCACGAGTTGAGGGCCGGTTTCGTGGTGGACGGCCGGTGCTGGGGTGTCATCGCCCTCTTCCGCGGCGGCGAGCGGATGGACTTCACCCCGGTCGACGTCGGCGTCCTGCGGAGGCTGTCCGCCCCGGTCGGCGCGGCCCTGCGGCGCGCCGCCCACCGGATCCCCGACGACGACGCCGCGGGGCCGTCCGAGGCCGGGGTGCTCCTGCTCGACCAGGACCTGCGGCTGTTCTCGCAGAACGAGGCCGCCCAGCTCTGGCAGGACGAACTGGACCCGTCGGAGGCGGAACTGCCGTCGGCGGTCCTTGAGGTCGCCGCGCGGGTGAGAGGTGCGGAGCTGCCGGCGTACGGGCGCGTCCGCGGACGCTCGGGACGGTGGCTCTCCGTCCAGGCCTCGCCGTTGAGCGGTGGCCCGCACCCGGCGGCCGTCGCCGTGACGGTGCATCCGGCGCCGGCCGCCGACGTGGCCGAGATACTGCTGCTCGCCTACGGCCTCACGCCGCGCGAGCGGGACGTGCTGGCGCGGGTCGTCGCCGGCCTGCCGTCGCGGACCATCGCCGTGGAACTGCACATCACCGCGGCGACCGTGCAGGACCACTTGAAGAACATCTTCGCGAAGACCGGCGTCCGCAGCCGCAGCGAACTGGTGGCGACGATCCTGGGTTTGTGA
- a CDS encoding response regulator, whose product MADSARPGPDGSIRVFLLDDHEVVRRGVRDLLNDEPDITVVGEAGTVEQALVRVPALRPQVAVLDIRLSDGDGVTVCRELRSQMPELVCLMLTSFDDEEALLDSIMAGASGYVLKQIKGADLVSAVRTVAAGQSLLDPSATAKLMARLREGDQPKEEPEALPGLTERERDILALIGKGLTNRQIGQQLFLAEKTVKNHISRLLAKLGVERRIQAAVIATQAEDRRRHEAH is encoded by the coding sequence ATGGCGGACAGTGCACGACCCGGCCCCGACGGTTCGATCCGGGTCTTCCTGCTGGACGACCACGAGGTGGTCCGGCGCGGGGTGCGCGATCTGTTGAACGACGAGCCGGACATCACGGTGGTCGGCGAGGCCGGCACCGTCGAGCAGGCGCTCGTCCGCGTTCCCGCCCTGCGGCCGCAGGTGGCGGTCCTCGACATCCGGCTGTCCGACGGTGACGGCGTGACCGTCTGCCGGGAGCTGCGCTCGCAGATGCCCGAGCTGGTCTGCCTGATGCTGACCTCGTTCGACGACGAGGAGGCCCTGCTCGACTCGATCATGGCGGGGGCTTCCGGCTACGTCCTCAAACAGATCAAGGGAGCCGACCTCGTGTCGGCCGTCCGTACGGTGGCCGCGGGCCAGTCCCTGCTGGACCCGAGCGCCACCGCCAAACTGATGGCCCGGCTGCGCGAGGGGGACCAGCCGAAGGAGGAGCCGGAGGCGCTGCCCGGCCTGACGGAGCGGGAACGCGACATCCTCGCCCTGATCGGCAAGGGGCTGACCAACCGGCAGATCGGCCAGCAGCTCTTCCTCGCCGAGAAGACGGTGAAGAACCACATCTCGCGGCTGCTCGCCAAGCTCGGTGTGGAGCGGCGCATCCAGGCCGCCGTCATCGCCACCCAGGCCGAGGACAGACGCAGGCACGAAGCACACTGA
- a CDS encoding YbjQ family protein, translating into MLLVQVPEGSNVLVVTTNDVPGYEVKEVMGEVFGLTVRSRNLGSQLGAGLKSVVGGELKGLTKTLVQTRNEAMERLIEAAGARGANAVLAMRFDVTTAQDIGTEVCAYGTAVVVVPVA; encoded by the coding sequence CTGCTGCTCGTTCAGGTCCCGGAAGGCTCGAACGTTCTCGTCGTGACGACCAATGACGTACCTGGATACGAAGTCAAGGAGGTCATGGGAGAGGTGTTCGGGCTCACGGTGCGTTCTCGCAACCTGGGATCGCAGCTCGGAGCCGGGCTGAAGTCAGTCGTAGGCGGCGAGCTGAAGGGCCTCACCAAGACGCTGGTGCAGACCCGGAACGAGGCCATGGAGCGCCTGATCGAGGCCGCCGGTGCCCGCGGCGCGAACGCCGTGCTCGCCATGCGTTTCGACGTCACGACGGCTCAGGACATCGGCACCGAGGTCTGTGCCTACGGAACGGCCGTGGTCGTCGTTCCGGTCGCCTAG
- a CDS encoding enoyl-CoA hydratase/isomerase family protein, whose translation MPLDGFSTLHTDLDGGVLTITLDNPPVNALSATMMRELRDLLTGLRSETTVKVIVVQSGIPEFLIAHVDMDILAQADVFADLAASAPAGLNVFQSVSELLRTQPQVTVVKLAGTARGGGAEFVAAADLAFAATETAGLGQIEALMGITPGGGATQYLLEKVGRNRALELVLTGERIDATTAAAYGWINRAVPAADLDAFVHQVAHRIAALADGVVTAAKRALPPQDHAAGFRTEHLAWAELVERPAARQLMAGATRRGAQTVGGERDLEGLLRSVAAQQA comes from the coding sequence ATGCCACTCGACGGGTTCAGCACCCTGCACACCGACCTGGACGGCGGCGTCCTCACCATCACTCTGGACAACCCGCCCGTGAACGCGCTGAGCGCGACCATGATGCGCGAGCTGCGGGACCTGCTCACCGGCCTGCGCTCCGAGACGACGGTGAAGGTGATCGTCGTCCAGAGCGGGATCCCGGAGTTCCTCATCGCGCACGTCGACATGGACATCCTCGCGCAGGCGGACGTGTTCGCCGACCTCGCGGCCTCGGCCCCCGCCGGGCTCAACGTGTTCCAGTCCGTCAGCGAACTCCTGCGGACCCAGCCCCAGGTGACCGTCGTCAAACTCGCGGGGACGGCGCGCGGCGGGGGCGCGGAGTTCGTCGCCGCCGCGGACTTGGCCTTCGCCGCCACCGAGACCGCCGGCCTGGGCCAGATCGAGGCCCTCATGGGGATCACACCCGGCGGCGGCGCCACCCAGTACCTGCTCGAAAAGGTCGGCCGCAACCGCGCCCTCGAGCTCGTCCTGACCGGTGAACGCATCGACGCCACCACGGCCGCCGCCTACGGGTGGATCAACCGGGCCGTCCCCGCCGCCGACCTCGACGCGTTCGTGCACCAGGTCGCGCACCGGATCGCCGCCCTGGCCGACGGGGTGGTCACGGCGGCCAAACGCGCCCTGCCGCCGCAGGACCACGCGGCCGGCTTCCGCACCGAGCACCTGGCCTGGGCGGAGCTGGTGGAACGCCCGGCCGCGCGGCAGTTGATGGCGGGCGCCACGCGTCGGGGCGCGCAGACCGTAGGGGGAGAGCGAGACCTGGAGGGCCTGCTGCGCTCGGTGGCAGCACAGCAGGCGTAG
- a CDS encoding sigma factor-like helix-turn-helix DNA-binding protein — translation MYHLECSVAQAAQRLGIPPGTVKSRAFYAMRALRRTLEERGMLGE, via the coding sequence ATGTACCACCTCGAATGCAGCGTTGCCCAAGCCGCCCAGCGCCTCGGCATCCCGCCCGGCACCGTCAAGAGTCGCGCCTTCTACGCCATGCGGGCGCTGCGCAGGACGCTGGAGGAGCGGGGCATGCTCGGCGAGTGA
- a CDS encoding glucose 1-dehydrogenase — MTAGKLSDKVALVTGGSRGIGRAIAERLAQDGAAVGVSYARDETAASETVETIRRNGGQAFAFRAGLGDRGDAARLWAAFDAAGTEHGLDGKLDIVVNNVGIGDFAALESLTEDAFDQVFAVNVRAPFFITQQALPRLRDGGRIINISSSVARLATPAMIAYGATKGALDNFSLTLAKELGPRGITVNSVAPGTVLTDASAATLLNDPQAEEQAAALAALGRIGRPEDMADIVAFLASDDARWVTGQVIDATGGMAL; from the coding sequence ATGACAGCAGGGAAACTCAGCGACAAGGTCGCACTGGTCACCGGCGGCAGCCGGGGCATCGGCCGCGCGATCGCGGAGCGGCTCGCCCAGGACGGCGCCGCTGTCGGTGTCAGCTACGCCCGCGACGAGACGGCGGCGAGCGAAACCGTCGAGACCATCCGCAGGAACGGAGGGCAAGCCTTCGCGTTCCGGGCGGGGTTGGGCGATCGCGGCGACGCGGCCCGCCTCTGGGCCGCCTTCGACGCCGCAGGCACGGAGCACGGGCTCGACGGGAAGCTCGACATCGTCGTCAACAACGTCGGCATCGGAGACTTCGCAGCCCTGGAGTCGCTGACCGAGGACGCATTCGACCAGGTCTTCGCAGTGAACGTACGCGCACCGTTCTTCATCACTCAGCAAGCACTGCCGCGCCTGCGTGACGGGGGCCGGATCATCAACATCTCCAGCTCTGTAGCCCGCTTGGCCACGCCGGCGATGATCGCGTACGGCGCCACCAAGGGCGCCCTGGACAACTTCAGTCTGACGCTCGCCAAGGAGCTGGGCCCCCGGGGCATCACGGTCAACTCGGTGGCCCCCGGAACCGTCCTCACCGATGCCAGCGCGGCCACCCTCCTGAACGATCCGCAGGCTGAGGAGCAAGCGGCGGCCCTCGCGGCCCTCGGCCGGATCGGGCGGCCGGAGGACATGGCCGACATCGTGGCCTTCCTCGCCTCCGACGACGCACGCTGGGTGACCGGTCAGGTCATCGACGCGACGGGCGGCATGGCCCTCTGA